DNA sequence from the Liolophura sinensis isolate JHLJ2023 chromosome 1, CUHK_Ljap_v2, whole genome shotgun sequence genome:
AAACTTTATAGCAGGAAACTGCTCCATGTAAACAattgatctttggcaagttattgacaaaaaGTCCCAAATATTTTGGTACAAAGTAATTCAACATATTCTATCATGCAGAAGGGTAACTACTGaaagttacatacatgattATGTTCCTACCATGAAAAATGTGCCATAAATGTAGAGGGAAATGTGTCACATACTTAAGCTTATGTTTTTGATTCTACTAATCAAAATGATTCACATCATCTCGCCAagacatgactgaaatattgcttaTGTGGGATTAAACCGTAATCATCTATTTCATTCTCAATGACTTAACTTATAAACATGTTGTTCTAATACATAATAAACATATCATGAAAGTATttacatttccactgataaGGTTCATAAAGCAGAGAATTGTGGTAACCAACTAAAGATATAAGGCAATGCATGATTCAATATTTCGGTTCATTTATACCATTTTCAAGcatgaatattttgaaaataaaacccaAATACTGAATCCTGCATCGCCTTGTATCTTCTGTTGGCGTTACCACAATACTTAATATCATGAAAGTGTTGCAAAACTTTATAACCAAGTTATTTCTCTTTAAACTAATGTACTTACAGGTAACAGGTCTTTGAGTGATTGTTTCTTCTCATCACACTTTAATGtctacaaaataaaacataattaccAACTATCATACATCTAATCAAACCACaagacacaaaaaaacaccTACCAAACACCAATAAACATGCACGCCATCACCAAATGCTCAATGCTtttcacaaacatgtgaaaagtaatattttcttcaaaatacacCAACAGATCTTATCTTTTACTTTTTTGAATTATATAATGCCTCAAGTGGCACTCTGATGCCCTAGTTACTTCAAAGATTTTACCTCGAGTAAAGCCTGTAGGTACAGTATCTTGGTGTCCTCATCCACTGTTGTGTTTATAAGGTTAAACAGCCACTGGAAGTACCTGAAAACACAACTGCTGAGGTCAACTGATGTCataatatacttttgttttcaAGTATCTCTACATAAAGTAGTTATCCATTTCGCAGTAAGAAAAGTTGTCTGATACTGTGGACAGTGAACAATTGGAGTAAAGTATCGAGAGTGAGTAGCTTACCTGTGTGAGTCACCACCTAGAACATAGCCTACTGCGCCAATACACAAAGCCACTTCTTGTTTGATATCCTTGTTGATTCTGAAGAGATATCACAAAATGATTCCATATCATCTGGATGAGATCCTAAGTACAAGCTATTTAAGAGAGAACTCGAGTTAAATATCGAATTCATACCTGCTGCTCGCACATTTCTATCCCAACATTTTCAGGCTATATAAAGCATTGTGCTAGTTTTCATAAAAGTTTCTTTAGTTGACAATTCATAATTAACAATACACTAAATTtaatgtatactgtatgttgCTGTTAAACAGAAACAATGATGAAAACCGTTAAACCCAATCATGCATTCAAAGATGAAcacatcaaaaacaaatatgTCATGACTCTTCAGCGTCTTAAACTAAACATGTCCTAATTGAATAAGTGACTAGTACTTAAAAGTATTATGAAGCAGATATAACATAATAGTACCTAGAGATACAGTTGAAACATAACCAGTTCACAGGCTTCACGTTTTCAACAGACAAATGTTATTGGGTCTAAACCATGAAGAAGAAGATTTTTCATGCTggtaaaacatgtttgtttcaaTATTCCCATTAGACTCATAAAACAGAGCAATGTTGAATAGTACCTTTCAAAGAAAACCTCTTGAAGTGAAGCAAGTACATCATCAGAGGACTTTATtacaatctgaaaaaaaaaatagataaatatgttGAAACAAGAATAAACTGCTTCGGCTCAAAATACACTGTCAGCCCTGCAAACATCTGAATGACCAGATGTCGTAACTGGGCTGAGAGATAATTTTTTCACCAAATTGCCACTTTCAATAACATCTGGTATAACCTTAATCACAACAGAGTTAACTCTcacaatcaatcaaacaatggTTTAAGATGACATTTTCAAGGTcctcttaaaggatacatgaaatgctacGGTTTTATTTCCtgatgtgcagattatcatctGTTATAGCAtataacaatacaaacaaatttttcagctCTCACTTTGGGGattaaaaatggcttcaaagtacagttttctatagGCCCCAACCGTCAGTCAAGACtttaagtagcttgcagcagTGATGTCAACAATGATCCCTGATTAAAAGAAATCTGTTAGGACAGACCGAATGTGGGAGGATGTAGGGGCGCATATGGGGCGCTAAGTTGGCCAAAAGAATCCAAGCAGTATCTGTGTagatgtcaccttgcccacactgtagcgacACAGTTCACCGGGCTCAGGGCACTTCAGGGGCGTTCACtgagttccgagcaagatcaatAATGAGTGCCATTCCTTGTGTTTTCTATTTTGCCACAAATATCATGCCTGTGATATGACAGAAGCATGAAGCTagtgtctacatgtatctgtattctGATCAGGGTTGTCTTACACAGTCATCTCCCCATTTTAGATTTAACATATACAATGTTAGTGAaaaaggaaatacatgtataattaccATGACACAGTCACGCTCTgctcacattaaaaaaaattgacaccAGTTACACTTTCAAAGCAGTTACAGCTGAGCATATCAAGCACTGACGCTTTAGTTGAATAACATAATTTACATAGAACAGGGAAGCTACATCTGGACATTTGAAATgttattaattacatgtaataagagTTTAAAATGACATCAACTTAGCAGCACTAGTACCTTGGATCCATCAGTCAGGAAAAAGTCTCTGAGTTGCTTGGCAGCTGTTAGTTTTCTATCTCTGTCTCCATCCCTAGTGAGACGTCTCATCAACTTAGACAGGCGCGAGTCATCTGAGAAAGGACGGCCGTGATCTTCAAAAACaggatacacatacatgtaacatataaaaCAGGGCTTCAACAATGAACCTCAAGTGATCTCAGCACTAAGGCTCTTGGGATTAATGTAAAGTATACAAACAGATCATGGATCTGAAGAGATACAACACTGCTTCTATCATCATACTAAGAACACTTAAGCTATATACACAGAATCAAAATACATAGAGCCTCTGAAATAGATATCAAGATGAcctatatttcatttatgataACATGATGATGGTTGCTGAAAAATAAACTCTGATACGAATCTAACTATAAAAGCACTAAAGAATGCTTGGGAATAAGTGTGTCAGTAACAGCTGTGCCAGATGTGAgcaaagataataaataaaaacatgttacATTGGCAACAAGGGTAAACAAATCCTAGGTTGAGCATGTCAAATCTTACCATTTGAATCAGCTGTCATTATTCATTTCTTATTGTATTTTGATCAGTATTATCCAAATCAACACGATCATATACAATTCATTTCATGTCTAATATCTTCTTATTTGAAGacaacattttacaattatGTCTTTCCTTGTTAGTAGATACAGTGAAACCAACAATACAGCCAGCTAGTAAgtttattaatctgatttacaattttaataaaAGATGAAGATGTATAAATAAACACTGATGAAGacagtttaatttcattttcattatatgGACCATCAACAAATTAATTACTGGTATAATTGCGAAACATTTGCACGTTGGACATTATCTGCTCATGCACCTGAAACTTTTCTTCCATCAACTCCTCCACGTGGGGAGGACAGAGACGAGCTGCCAGCCCTGGGACTCTGGTTGACAGGGTGATGCGATCGACCCCCGTCTCTGCGAGGCGGACGGTCTCTACCCCCTCTTGAATCATCTCTTCCTTTTGATCTACTACCGTCCTTTGACCCCGAATTTCTTGATGCAATTCGGAATTCGCCTTTCTCTGGGGATTTGCTGACCCTATCAGACGCTAGCCTACGCCCGTTTCCAGAAGGTGACATCAAACTCATGTGTTTGGTATTGCCTGAGTTTCTGCCCGCAGCAGCCGAACTGCCGGGCGTCGATGTGTCGTTCACATTTTGTGATTTCTCGCTTGCCTTTCCCTGACTGCTCTTCAAAGACTTAGCATCGTTTTTCGCTATTTTTTTGCCGTCCTTTTCCTCCACCTTCTCATTCATTACACGGTCATGAAAGCCCTTTCATATCGCGAATAAATTACGAGAAACGTCGAAATAAATTGTGAAGATTCTGCAAGAGTTTCACTTCCTGTTGAATCCCCTAGGCTCGCAGCAAACGTGCTGATGGATTTTTAGCCAATGAAATGATTAGTTTATCATCACGCGAACATGGCTACGATTGAGAATGCTTTCGCTTTGTGTCCAATCTTTTCCGACGAAAACAAGATTTATGTAACTCCCTCAGAGGAGAGAGGTTGTGCTACAGTAACACACAAAGGTCGATGTGTTGATATACTTAAGGTAGTTGTCAAAAGATCTGTTGTTTATCAATTTGTGAGCAAAGTTTGACCCGACCGTGATGGACACGTGTGGTAACGTCGTCTGCTATGATAGATACATGATAAATAGCGTGTGGATGTAGCAATGTCAGCGTCACATGTGTAATGCTGGATgctgaaaaaagttttgaatgCACAATTCTATGACCAGTATTTTAGAGTTTGACCCTATGTTTGTTTCTTTcgttattttattgttttgtgttttgtttttttttctactctGTGTTCAAGAGCTTTAACTGTCTGCTTAATGGATTTTCTTGACTTTGGCCCTCTAAGGCTTCCAAGCCTAGACCTTCCTTATCCTCCAGTTTTGCTTCATTTAAGTGTGCATTGAACCCCTTACATCAATTCAttaaacaaactttctgatttgTCTCACAttaatttgtaaaaaatatgaaacactGTTTTGTTGTAAACCTAATATCACAACTCTAGGGTTATAGCCTTTACAGTCTAGCCCTACCACATCGCTATGCTTTTACCTGACGGTAGGCGAGATTGCACTGACACGCTTGGAGCGCTCCATCAATGTTATGCTCTGAATGTTCCTGCATGTATTCTTGGTAACACCCACATATTGTTTGGTCGTTGGCCTACCTTGTTAGAAAGAAAGTCGAAGATAAATATGAAAACTCTGGCTCAACATTCTTTGCAACTGCCATGTTTGGCTTTGTTTTGATGTGGGTAGATTACACGTACTCTAGGAAAACCTCCAATTCTACCCCTCTCGTACATACCACTCGACCCGAAGACACTTACACCAAGTGTCTACTGGTAATTGCTTCTTCACGAGACTGTCTTATAGCCTGTTGCAGTCAGAATTCTGTGGAATATCTTGATGAGCATGAAAGTCCGCTACACTAAATTGTACCGTctatttgaaacatttattcCGGGCGTAGAATTCGGTCAACGTTTTCCTAGATGTGCTGACTTCGAAGTGAAGTCAAACATGGCGGACATGGCAAAGGTGGAGCCggagttttgatgtttatcttTGCTTTTCTTTCTAGCAAGGTAGGCAAATGACCAAACAATATGTGGTTTTCACTAAGAAATGTAGGAACATTCAGCACATAATTTTGATGGAGCACTGCTAGCGCTTCAGTGCGATCTCACCTACCGCCAGGTTAAAGCATAGCGATGTGGTGGGGCTAGGCTGTAAAGGCTAGCCATAGAATTGTGCAATAAACCTAGTTGTTGTACAACACCGTAAATCATAGGTAATCATGGTAGTGCCTTTTTGCCAAAATTCTGGAGGCAAATATGAAACAGTTTAGCTGTGAATTACTCGACACTGAGTACATCCAGTTGATGAGGTGAAGAATAATATGGGAAAGTGTAGGGAAATTAACAACATTGGACAATATTCTGAGAAATATAATATGTTAACTGTTAGACAACAGAAGACTCTGCACAGCATTTGAAAATAAAGCCTAGCTGGTTTTGGTCTTATAGGGCCGTTAAGCAGAGTTCTGTATTGGCTATCATGTTACTTCAAATAGATCATGTTTTCACTGCCGTGTCTGCATGAGTAAAGCATATTGATGGCGCAATTTCCCTGCAAATTATATTCATGATATAGCAGTATGtaaattgatgttttaatttAACTGCTGCCAAAATGCACTTAACCATCTCAAGTTTCTCCATAAAACTCGACTGTTTGTCAAAGATGATGTTTTGGATGATAGCTCATGGACTTAACCAATAAAATTGTGGTCTCTTGTGGCAATAATTATACATGAAATTACATAAGGGCGTGTTATACGTGTAAATACCAAGCTATTCAATATATATTCTTCTTATATGTTTAAAAAACTGATCTCCTGAACACTTTTGATTCCAGATTGAAGATCAAAAGATTGTCCAGAGCTGGTCTATGAGACATGGAATGATCATTACAGCACCTGTAGTTTATAGCCAAACAGAATGCAAATATATAGCTGTGCAGAATAAAGAGGTCGGTTTAATGTTTGATAAAATGCGTTTGGAAAAAGAGATAACAGAGATATGATTAGGCCAGGAAAGAATTGATAACAATCTGTAATGCTCTTTTGAAAATCAAAAGTTAAGTGAGCTGATTTTTAGCATTGTAAGATGTAACTTTCATTGTTTTGTGTCTAAATGCTTTTAAGAGAGAAGGTTAGAGAGCTGTTGATATTTGTCCTTACCGGTTAAATTTGAAATTGCAGATGTTTACTGCCtactgtacattgtatgtgatGCTGGGATGATGCTGTTTTTAATAATTCTTGGTAACTTTTTCTAGGAGCTTCGTTTATGGGCAAGAGATCAGCACAACCTGGAAAAGGCTAAGAAAAAAAGTGTTAGTAATAACTTGTTTTCCAACTCCCATATGGTGACTGAATTTTAACTAGAATATTAATAAGTTTTTAACTTATCATAACActaaatgattttaatttggGACCAGTTTTTTATCAAGATTGTATCAAATGttgatcgtgggttttcgccCACAGGTCCCTGATGTCCTCTGAAAATTGAAGTTTGAAAGTTTTAACTTGTAGACCTTATATTTCCTTGATACAGTGATCAATTGTTGATGAGTAAATTTATTGTAAATGTTGCATTGCAATTTGTTTGGACATTTAGAAGCCATATATCTGAAGTGTTTCCTCATTTTTAAGTAAATCTATTAGCACTTAAAATTACCATTCAACAGGGAtaatatattgtattattatcCTTTAATTTCAGGTGCCACATCCAATTCACAGAGTTTTCTCTCTGCCCAACTTAGAACCCatagttttgtttgaaaatggcCAGATAGAAGTTTTGAGTGCTGTCAAACAGATTACAGATACAAAGTCATACACAGACGGAGCAGAGATTATATGGTGTGAGGCTGTCCGATGGCAGGACAGTCCTGTTGTGGTTATTGTGTCAAGGTCACAGGTGAGTTTCAGCTTCAGAAGCTTCCCATAATTCACTTTGATTGCTCTACCCACAAAGTTGTTTGTGGTCATGTACAGCTGAGTGTGTGAGGAAAACAAATTGTACATGTCCTACAAAACATAAAGAATCTAACTAAATAattcttgaaataaaaaaaaaaaacttgaaatttcATGAGTAATAGAATTCACAGGAAACTGAACCTTCAAAGCTGTTTCTGGAGAAGTGCAGGAAAGCACATGTCTTGAAGTCtaatttaaaagtttaatttaaaaCTCACATCTATAAATAATACGGagtataaaacagaaaaaaattgatCTGTTATTATTTGTGTCATGTcttgatggtttatgttttcagGACAACAGACTGAAGGCCCATATCTGCAAACATAAGAAAGATAGATGGGAAAACACCTCAGTTGAATTGCCTGTAAAAGGGGAAGAGATAAGCTGTTGTTGTATGCCCATCAGTCAAACAGTGCAGATCTATACTCTTTGTATGTATGCCGCAGTTTACCTGAAACTCATTATTTAAGTTTCATTGAGATCATTATCGTGGTTTCTTATTTGTGTTTTGAAGTAAAGAAGTCTTTTCTGAGTTTACAGATTCTAGCCATTCATTACATACATTGAATTTTCAGTCTGAGATTTAAGAGTGAATTATTAGATGTtaatctttttctgtttcttttgtagGACGAACTAGCCTCATAAGAATATAAGCAGAGTTTATCATTCGTGATGACAAATCTCTTGAAAGAGTTAatcattttgatgttttgcACTTAGTTTTGGATGCattttttgagaaaattatGTAGAATTGGGAAAGTGGAGTAACTGTACTCGTAATGACAGGTGTGCATCAGTGGCCGTACTCATAATGACAGGTGTGCATCAGTGGCCGTACTCATAATGACAGGTGTGCATCAGTGGCCGTACTCGTAATGACAGGTGTGCATCAGTGGCCGTACTCGAAATGACAGGTGTGATTTAGTGGCCGTATGCTCTTGTTCTGCTTTGTCAGGCGGTAGTGGAGCCCTGTACTGTGTCAGTGATGTGACCCAGTCCGCGGTCCAGGTGTTGACATTGCCCGTGGGGGACTCCTCTGCCATGGTGACTGCAGGGGAGAGCCATATAGCTGTGACAGGAGTGAAGCAGGATGGAAAAGGTGAACAAAACACATTGCAAGGTTCAAAATGAGGCGTGCATATGATTATgtgcacaggtgcatgtagGTTTGGGACAGTACACATAAATTGTTATCCACTTACATAGAGTGCACATACAAAAATTAACTTAATATCAAGTTGGTAATATGATAGATGTTCTGTAGATTGGTTTGGCTATTTTCTTAGTTTTAGTTTAAAAATTTGTGTATGTAAAAAGTTTTGTGTGCACATTgttttaaaatccatatttaaCTGCCATCCAGTAATTTGAGGCTAAGTTTTGATTCAATGGAATGCCATTTTATTCCcattcttttgtttgttttgagtTTACAGTTGGGCTTGGTATTTTCGATGTAAAGTTTGGATCACTTCTGGCATGGAAACCATACCCAGAAGAAAATTTCAGAGTGAAAAAGGTCAGCTGATAAAATTGTATATCCCCACCTGATTTAAATTTCTGTCTACAAACAGACTACAAgctcacaaaaaataatatggCTATGAAATTGTGGGTCATCACAAACTggaaacaaagtttttcatTACAGCCTTTCATGCGGTAAACTTTTTGAAATGTCAGCATCTTTCCTGCTAATTCTCAAACATCAGAGAATATTGTGTGTAACATAAATTAACCCCAGTCAATGAAACTTGAAGTAAGGTTCCTCCAGAAGAAGTTTCGCCAGTCAATGAAACTTGAAGTAAGATTCCTGCAGACTAAGATTCACCAGTCAATGAAACTTGAAGTAAGATTCCTCCATACTATGTTTGAATAGTCAGTGAAACTTGAAGTAAGATTCCTGCAGACTAAGATTCACCAGTCAGTGAAACTGGAAGTAAGATTCTTGCAGACAAAGATTCACCAGTCAATGAAACTTGAAGTAAGATTCCTCCATACTATGTTTGAATTGTCAGTGAAACTTGAAGTAAGATTCCTGCAGACTAAGATTCACCAGTCAGTGAAACTGGAAGTAAGATTCCTGCAGACTAAGATTCACCAGTCAATGAAACTTGAAGTAAGATTCCTCCATACTATGTTCGAATAGTCAGTGAAACTTGAAGTAAGATTCCTGCAGACTAAGATTGACCCAGCATCTGGTAGTAAGTAATGTAGAAAGTGAAGTAATAAGCGTAAGAACTCAAGTGCGTAGCAAATAATTGTAAATACGATGTATTATACCTTGTTTACCTTGgtattatttctttgttgtgttAGGCATTATGTTAGACACGAATGAATCTATATGTATGTCTATATATCTACACTTGTAGCTGTATGTGGCAGAGCAGCACCTGTTTGTGGTATGTGGAAAGGCACTGTATGCCTACAGGTTCAGCTGTGGTGCTTGTACTCTGGCCAGTGCCCTTGGCAGCTTTACCAGTGCAGAAACAGGGAGCAAGGAAGATGACTCAGAGAAACTCTCACTTTCCTGGAAAGTTGGCAATCCCCAGGTGAGACAGAACATGGTGTGCCAAAAATCTCTCTTGTGGAAAATATGGTTTCAGTTTTTGCTTCATGAGAAGTcacaagaaatttttttatcattggGTCTTCAGTATTCCAAATATGACATGAAAAGCTGCATCGATTTTGTGCTagattcatttttgttttcttctgcttAGGTTACAGAAAAGTCTTGTGCTGATGTTCTCTCCTTGTTTGAAAAAGTCAATAATTCTTCCAAGGTAAGTtgagttttttgtgtttttgtgttgttgggttttttttggatATAATCAAAAGAATTAAGTGTCTTTGAGAAGAGTATGTTAGGAGTTATTTTGTCGAATAAATGTAAAGAATGCAcatacatttgaaacattttcagacatcGACAATAGAGGACTTCCGAGACATGTTCAACCTATTGATGGAAGTACTGCAAAAGCCAGACTACCAGCAATTCTGGACAAGTCCATACATGTCTGAACTTATCAGAAGATTAGCTACGGAGAAAAAGTTCTGGCCAAAAGAGGAAATTCTCCAAATTATCAATCAAGGATTTGTTC
Encoded proteins:
- the LOC135482180 gene encoding nucleolar protein 11-like; amino-acid sequence: MATIENAFALCPIFSDENKIYVTPSEERGCATVTHKGRCVDILKIEDQKIVQSWSMRHGMIITAPVVYSQTECKYIAVQNKEELRLWARDQHNLEKAKKKSVPHPIHRVFSLPNLEPIVLFENGQIEVLSAVKQITDTKSYTDGAEIIWCEAVRWQDSPVVVIVSRSQDNRLKAHICKHKKDRWENTSVELPVKGEEISCCCMPISQTVQIYTLCGSGALYCVSDVTQSAVQVLTLPVGDSSAMVTAGESHIAVTGVKQDGKVGLGIFDVKFGSLLAWKPYPEENFRVKKLYVAEQHLFVVCGKALYAYRFSCGACTLASALGSFTSAETGSKEDDSEKLSLSWKVGNPQVTEKSCADVLSLFEKVNNSSKTSTIEDFRDMFNLLMEVLQKPDYQQFWTSPYMSELIRRLATEKKFWPKEEILQIINQGFVPPSVMADFFEALIQHSDLTLLHAATSHLHDIPEAQLVKTLNFYMSCADGEFAEVCDKPETMEEPAADDDGHTRTVKCPFSFAKTQFINAVVALPYNDVFLLECLQNFKFENVLILMQYLHYCFTSNNPDEDIKGCAPSLLQVVDWMCLLVDAHATQLILSPDARPVLVDLHQLVHEQLEFYDELISLEAVLSQLKKNCAPFKERNVGLYCIEVLHIA